AATTTTGGCAAAGAGACAAAGATCTATAAGTTTGAAAAAATCAAAAGGGCAAAGGCGCTTGCCCGCAAGAACCATCCAAATACAGAACTCCTTGATTTTGGTGTAGGTGAGCCGGATAAGATGGCATTTCCTATGGTAGTTGAGGCGCTGAAGATTGAATGTGCAAAACCTGAAAACCGGGGATATGCTGATAACGGCATACAGGAATTGAAGGATGCTGCTGTAAAATATATGGAAAATGTCTATGGAGTGCATGATATTAATCCTCAAACAGAGGTGCTGCATTCCATAGGGAGTAAACCAGCGCTGGCAATGCTCCCATCTGCATTTATAAATCAGGGGGATGCTGCCCTTGTAACCGTACCAGGTTACCCAATCCTTGCAACACATACAAAGTGGTATGGCGGAAGGGTTATTGCCCTCCCTTTAACGGAGGAGAATAATTTTCTACCTGTGCTTAAGGGTATAAAACCTTCTGCCCTGAAGAATGCAAAACTTTTATACATAAACTACCCAAACAACCCAACAGGTGCTGCGGCAACAAAGGAGTTTTTTGAAGAAGTTGTTGCATTTGCAAAAGAGAATAATATAGTTGTTGTCCATGATGCTGCCTATGCAGCATTAAACTTTGACGGCAAGCCTTTGAGTTTTTTGTCTGTGGCAGGCGCAAAGGATGTAGGGATTGAAATCCATTCGTTTTCAAAGGCATTTAATATGACCGGCTGGCGTCTTGCCTTTGTTGTTGGCAGTGAAAATATTATAAGCGCATTCGGTCATATTAAGGATAATTATGATTCAGGGCAGTTTATAGCCATACAAAAGGCGGGTATATATGCCCTTGAGCATCCTGAAATAACAGAGAAGATAGCACATAGATACAAGGTGAGATTAGAGATGCTCGTAGAGGCGCTGAACTCTGTTGGTTTTGACGCTAAGATGCCAAAGGGTTCTTTTTATCTTTATGTGAAATCACCCAGAGGTATCAGAAAAAACAGGAGATTTAAAAGTGCTGAAGATGCATCCGAGTATCTTATCACAGAAAAACTTATATCAACCGTTCCATGGAATGATGTAGGACATTATTTAAGATTTTCAGCCACCTTCATTGCAAAGAATGAAGAAGATGAAAGAAGGGTCATAGAAGAGATGAAAAGGAGAATGAAAGAGGTGGATCTGGAGTTTTAGAAACAGTAAGCAGTAAGCGGTGAGCAGTAAGCAGTAAAAACTGTTCACTGTTCACTGTTCACTGTTCACTGTATGATGCACACTGCCTTTTTAAGCATAGGTTCAAACATCGGTGACAGCGTTAAAAACTGTCAGAATACTATTAAATCTATTGCAGGACACGAGGAAATGGAGGTAATAAGGGTTTCCTCTTTTTATTCTACCGAACCATGGGGTGATATTGAGCAGGAATGGTTTACAAATTGTGTTGTAAAGATAAAAACTTCTTTACATGCATTTCAACTTTTAAGGCATTTGCAGCAGATTGAAAGGGATTTAGGAAGAGAGGAATTTGCAAAAGGTCTGCCGCGTGTTATTGACATAGACATCCTTTTCTTTGACAATGCAGTAATCGGAGAGACAATTTTGACCATACCACATCCGCACCTGCACAAGAGGGCTTTTGTTCTGGTTCCTCTCATGGAGACAGACCCTCTACACATACATCCAGTCATTAAAAAAAACATTAGAGAGTTAAATCAGGAATTGGAAGATAGAAAAAAAGTTATAAGGATTGAATAACCTGTATGCGTCTTATATTATATTTCATTCTGGGATTACTCATTTACAGTGTAATCAGGGCTTACTTTTTCCCTAAAAAAGAGACACCAAAACCAAGTGATAATGCAATCCAGCCAGATGATGACAGCGAGATGGTACTGGATAGGATATGCAACACCTATTTTCCAAAGGATTCTGCCTTAAGGGTCAAAGATGGCAGTAATATCCATTATTTTTGCAGCAATGCCTGCAGAGAAAAATATTTAAAAAGCCTTCGCCCCTGATTTTTTTCTACAATAATGCGGAGCCTCTTTATGCCGAAGAAAATTGTAGGAACCGCCCTACTTTTACCCCTTTTATTTATAAGTTGCCTGTCTTCTCACGCCCTTACCTCTGATACAAAAAGGGTTAGGGTCGCAGTCCTTCCATTTAATGACATTACATCATCATCCATCAATATAAAAATAGCATCCGTGTTCATGGCTGAACTGTCTAAAACCGATTTTATAGATGTGGTTCCTCTGGAGATTATAAGAAGAAATATAATGGCAATTGAACCCAATTTTCTCTGGACTGAACAGAGAGGCATAGAGAAAAGGGGAAGGATTGTATGGGATGTTGAACCAAAGGTTGTGGAAGAGATAGTTTTTAGAACTGGCGCTGATTACACGATATACGGGAGCATCTCATGGTTTAATACAAAGTGGAAGATAGATGCCTACCTTTCTGATAGTGATAAAAATGTCATACGGGTTTATAGTATTTACGGGGATAAGGAAGAGGAGGTTCCAGAAAAACTGGAGAATATATCCAAAGAAACAATACTCCTGCTTCAAAGGGAAACCATAGTAAAGGAGGCAGAGGAAGAGGTAAGAAGATACCTAGGCGGCACATATACACTTCCAATAGCAATTGAAAGGGTAGAGATTCTAGCAAGGTCTTTTTATGATTCTATTCCGCTGCATGCCATTCTTCTGAATTTGTATCTAAAAAATAAAATGGGTTATAAAGAAAAGGTTATAGATACAGGACTAAAGATTATAAAACTATATAATCCTTCTAATGACAGAGATACTAAATATCTCCTTTCCCTGAACCTTGACCCTTTTGATGCCGTTGCTAGTGGTTATGAAGAAAAAGAGGAGTTAAATAAGGCAGTAGAGATAAGAGAAAAGGCACTACAGGTCTTTCCACTTTATACTACCCGTCATAAGAGAGGGATAGGCATCGCTGCATATAATCTGGCTAAAGTTTATGAACAGAAAGGTGAAAAAGTGAAGGCACTACAGTATTATAAAAAGGCTATTCTATACCTCCCATCAGAATCTAACGAATTCCTTTCAGCAAAAGAAAAACTAAATCTTATTGAAAAGAGGTGAATCTCATCACGAAAAAACCATTCATAATAGATATTTTCCTATAATGGGTTTTAAATCTCTCTTTGTCTTTGCAGGGATTGCCTTTTTATCTGTTACAATTGCAAACTTCATTGCACTGGCGCATTTACACTTCCTTACAGAATCTATCTTCAAAACAGCATTTTTAATTATTGCCTTTGCATTTGCCACATTATTTTTAATTGTTTCTAAAACCATCTCTACTGTAACAGACCCTTCTGTCTCATGCCAGCAGTCATAATCTGTTGAAAGGGCAAGGGTCGCATAACAGATCTCTGCCTCCCTTGCAAGTTTTGCCTCAGGGATATTCGTCATGCCGATAACATCAACACCCCATTTTCTGTATATCGTTGACTCTGCCCTTGTTGAGAACTGCGGGCCTTCAATGCAGATGTATGTCCCGCCCTTGTGTGCAGTTATATTTAAATCCTTGCATACATCAAACAAGGTGCTGCTTAAATCATGGCATACAGGTTCTGCGAACTCCACATGCCCTACAATTCCGTTGCCGAAAAATGTATTTGCCCTCCCCTTTGTCCTATCAAAAAACTGGTCAGGTATAACGATATGCCCGGGTTTTATATCCTCCCTCATGCTGCCTACAGCAG
This Deltaproteobacteria bacterium DNA region includes the following protein-coding sequences:
- a CDS encoding LL-diaminopimelate aminotransferase encodes the protein MADSYIQNLFAERIGGSNFGKETKIYKFEKIKRAKALARKNHPNTELLDFGVGEPDKMAFPMVVEALKIECAKPENRGYADNGIQELKDAAVKYMENVYGVHDINPQTEVLHSIGSKPALAMLPSAFINQGDAALVTVPGYPILATHTKWYGGRVIALPLTEENNFLPVLKGIKPSALKNAKLLYINYPNNPTGAAATKEFFEEVVAFAKENNIVVVHDAAYAALNFDGKPLSFLSVAGAKDVGIEIHSFSKAFNMTGWRLAFVVGSENIISAFGHIKDNYDSGQFIAIQKAGIYALEHPEITEKIAHRYKVRLEMLVEALNSVGFDAKMPKGSFYLYVKSPRGIRKNRRFKSAEDASEYLITEKLISTVPWNDVGHYLRFSATFIAKNEEDERRVIEEMKRRMKEVDLEF
- the folK gene encoding 2-amino-4-hydroxy-6-hydroxymethyldihydropteridine diphosphokinase; this translates as MMHTAFLSIGSNIGDSVKNCQNTIKSIAGHEEMEVIRVSSFYSTEPWGDIEQEWFTNCVVKIKTSLHAFQLLRHLQQIERDLGREEFAKGLPRVIDIDILFFDNAVIGETILTIPHPHLHKRAFVLVPLMETDPLHIHPVIKKNIRELNQELEDRKKVIRIE
- a CDS encoding tetratricopeptide repeat protein, producing the protein MPKKIVGTALLLPLLFISCLSSHALTSDTKRVRVAVLPFNDITSSSINIKIASVFMAELSKTDFIDVVPLEIIRRNIMAIEPNFLWTEQRGIEKRGRIVWDVEPKVVEEIVFRTGADYTIYGSISWFNTKWKIDAYLSDSDKNVIRVYSIYGDKEEEVPEKLENISKETILLLQRETIVKEAEEEVRRYLGGTYTLPIAIERVEILARSFYDSIPLHAILLNLYLKNKMGYKEKVIDTGLKIIKLYNPSNDRDTKYLLSLNLDPFDAVASGYEEKEELNKAVEIREKALQVFPLYTTRHKRGIGIAAYNLAKVYEQKGEKVKALQYYKKAILYLPSESNEFLSAKEKLNLIEKR
- the mtnP gene encoding S-methyl-5'-thioadenosine phosphorylase, with protein sequence MSEKIVGIIGGSGLYEMEGLKNVKEVKVKTPFGNPSDPYIIGKLGDVKMVFLPRHGRGHKLLPSEINFSANIYGMKKLGVEWLISVSAVGSMREDIKPGHIVIPDQFFDRTKGRANTFFGNGIVGHVEFAEPVCHDLSSTLFDVCKDLNITAHKGGTYICIEGPQFSTRAESTIYRKWGVDVIGMTNIPEAKLAREAEICYATLALSTDYDCWHETEGSVTVEMVLETIKNNVANAKAIIKNAVLKIDSVRKCKCASAMKFAIVTDKKAIPAKTKRDLKPIIGKYLL